The genomic stretch CCATCACAGCCATTACCGCCACCCTGGGGGTCTCAAGGAGCGCGGTGAGCAGTTGGGCCAAACGCTATCGAGCCGAGGGCTTGCAACTGTTGCACGATAAACCCCGCTCGGGTCGTCCGGTGGAGATTGATGGTCCGCAACGCGCCAAAGTCACCGCCCTCGCCTGTAGTGAACCACCCGAGGGACACGCCACCTGGACGCTTCGCTTACTGGCCGACAAAGCGGTTGAACTGAACTATTGTGAGCATTTGAGTCATACCCAAGCGGGTACCATTCTGAAAAAAACGCCCTCAAGCCTCACCTGAAAAAGACTTGGTGTATTAGCACCCTCGATAGTCGGTTCATTGCCCAGATGGAGCAGGTGTTGTGGGTCTATGCCTTACCCTATGACCCAGCGTATCCCGTCATTTGTTTTGATGAGCGTCCCTGCTTTTTGATTGGTGAGCGGGTGGATGCCATGGCGATGCAGTCGGGGCAGGTGCGTCGAGAGCACTATGCCTACGAAAAGCTAGGGTCTTGTGCGCTGTTGGCCGCGATTGAACCTTTGAGTGGCAAACGGCTGGCGCAGGTGCATGCCCACCGCACCAAGCGGGAGTATGCCTTGTTCTGTCAGGCGCTGGCCGAACAGTATCCTCAGGCGGTGAAACTTCGCCTGGTGCAAGACAACCTCAATACCCACAACCCGAGTGCCTTCTACGAGCACTTACCGGCCGTCGATGCGTTTGCCCTAGCCCAACGCTTTGAGATGATCTACACCCCCAAGTGTGCTAGTTGGCTCAACATGATTGAGATTGAGTTTTCGGCACTCGCTCGCGGGTGTTTGCATCAGCGCATTCCCACGCAGGAAAAATTGGAGCGTGAGGTGCTGACATTAGTGGCCGAACGGGAGGCACGTGGCGTGAAGATTGACTGGCAGTTTTCTCTTGAAACGGCGCGGCACAAGTTGCAACGGCACTACCAACACCTGAACCCTGACCTTTACGCCTCTCAGTGTCGTAAAACTTAGTTTACGCTGTAGTAAGTGGGTAGGTGCAATTAAACCTGGAACCCTAAAACCCTGCGCCGCCCGCTTAGCGGGCGGCGCAGGGTTTTAGGGTTTGGTTTTTAACTATACCGAGGTACTTACCCCACACACGGGGGTAGATGTACTGATTGTCGATTTATCTGTTTTTGATCGCTGCGACTTGGCAGTGCTACTTCTATGGCACCGTAGGTCTTCGGAGCGAAGCTCTAGGTTGGTCTGGTTATCCAGAATTCATTCTGGAAGGAGACCAAATTGTGAGCAAGACTTACATGATTCGAGTTGAGGGAGCAAATATACGCTTGCGACATTATCTGACTCGGTTGCCTCGAAAGACTATAGAGGACAGTGCTGCACAGCGTCACCAGGCTCCCAAATAGAAAAAGTTTCAGCATAGCCAAATTCATGTAGTGCTATCCTGGGTAGTTTTAACTAAGTTTTTTTGAAAAATTTTAATTATTCCGTATAATCACAGATTTTTATTTAGCATGGACTCTAAGTCCGAATTGGTAGCTTCCTCAATATATTGAAAAGTCAAAAAACTTTATTGTTGATGCATGCCAATATCCTGCATACAGAAAAGGCTGCCCATAAGCCCAGATAATAGTCAGTCACACTTATCTTGACAGCTTTTTCATAAGCTTGTGCAAGCACATTAACAGAGTCAACTGATGTAGAAAATTTTACCAAAAACATTTCTATGGGGATGGAGAAGATCTTCCTCAGCAAGCAAGTCAACAGTTCCTTTTTCCATTAGTCATCTTCTGAAGCTTTAATCACAGTAACCTACAGGAGCTTTAAAGGTGTAGGCTGGTTAGCCACATTGTCAGTAGTAGGCGATTTCAGTTAAATCAAGATGAGGCAACGAGAAGTATTTTCAGACTAGATAATCATTACCTCCTTACCACCCTCTTCATCTTTCAGTATCAGTGTACTACTCTCTTCAGTTCTCGTCCCACCAGCATAAAGGGCCATAAGTTGTAATCCTTTCTTCATTACTTCCAGCCTCCTTTATGCCCATCTTCTTCAGCAATATCGGCAAGATTACTCAGCGTCTTTATCGCTAAGGCTTATGCAGGCTTGTTTGGACATTCTTAAACACCTCAAGTGAACGCCATAAAAGAGAAGAGCAGAGGTAGAACTACAGCTCTGAGCAAATGGCAGTTGCTTAAAAAGCAAGATAGCTACTTCTACACTTCCCACCATCTACAGAAACCAATTGCTTCAAGCTGGTAAGAAGGATGCATTTCGGGAGTACAAAAAGGTTAGATGCTCTAAACACAGAGTTTGTGCCTCCTCAGAAAATTACAGAATCCACCTTTCTCTACAAAGAGGAGCAATAGCAGAGTTACAACCTGGCAGGTCAAGACAAATGATCGCTTGCTCAAACCAGTATTTTGCAAAGAAAGGGTACACAGAAGCCAAAGCACCAGAAGCTGAAACTTCTTGAAGATTTCGCTTAGACGATGAATTTATCCTTCATGATCGATTATCCTCCGACATTTTCAGTCGATTTGTAGATACTGCACGATAACAGCAACAGAGGTAAAGACTTTCCAATGAGAAATGGTTATCCACCTATAGACAAAAGTTCTATTCGAAGCTTTAGTCAGGAAGAGAAACTAGCCAATCTGAGCCTGGGACAATTATTTCAACGGAGCCTTACAGACAGTCCTGAGCATTTTTGTACTATTTCAATGTAGTCATAGAGCCTGAAAATGTCAAATAATTCCCCTTAAAAAGGACAGGTATAGACAAAATTAGGCTTTTCTGCCTATACACTCATCAATAATATTGAATTGGTTAATATGTCATAGATAATTCACGACCTTTCTGAAAGTATTCTCAAGTGTTTCTCTGGGAAGGGTTTCAGCAATTATCCCTAGTTACAGCAACATACTTTTCATAAGATGTGAGCAAAAGCAAAGATGCATACAAGCTCTAGAATTTGAGAATTCCTTTGGAGCAGTTCAGGGTAAACCTTTGTTTTGAAGGTTTTCGGCGATTTAGCGCACGTAATTTTTATGCTGGTAGCCACAACCACTGGCATTTTTAGGCATAAAAGTACCTTTATCTTGACTTCAATTCGCCTATGCTTGATTGTCCAAGGCTAAGGTATATGATATATTGCAGTACAGATGAACCATTCACCGGAGGAGAAATTAAGTGGAAAACCCCAAACGTGATGGTCTTGCAAGGCACAAGTCTTTTGAGTATGTGTACTTGTTCATCACTCCTCATATTTTCTACAAGCTTTCCTATGAGGATGTTGATAATCTTTTACTGGTGCTTTGCAAAGGTTGAACGATGACTTAAAGAGCAATTCCGATCTCGTGCTTCGGCTTCAAACATCAGCAAACCACTGGCAGCATTGAGCTTTACGAAGTAGGCATGATCCCCACTGGACACAGCGTAGGCCTGATTGATACTCCCGCCACCCACCGAGCGGTGATGCTTAATCTCAAAATCAGTCTGGGTGACCTCACGAATTTGGGCTGAAATTTCTTGCCACATGGTTTCGTTTAAGCTCCATATGTCTCAGCGTTGCTCCTAATGTCTCAATGTACGCCTCTTGCTGACAGAACGCGAGGTGTCTCCCACCCTGTAAGAACCTTGCAGTCTGACGCATTGTGTGGATTTTGGGGTCGCGTCGCGGCCCCAAAATCCACACAATGCGTCAGACTCATGCCCGTTTTGTATAAATCTTGGCTCAATCTGTGTTTTGAGGAGGTAAGCCAACGACGGTCTCTAAGAGATGGCCCAACACTGCTTTACCGCGTCGTCGCACATTGTGGACAAACTCAAAGAAACCCAAGTAGAGGGAGAGATGCTCTTGAGAAATCCCTCGATGCGGCCTCAACCACGAGCGGAGCAACGACCAAAGGCCTTCCATGGTGTTGATGTGGACTTCACAGAAGCCGTCACCGTCCTCGTCACGCGCATATTCCCCAGCACAATGGCAAACCGTTCGGTGGCCATAGCCCCACGCTACCAAAGGCTGGTAGATCACATATTCGTCGGTGTGGATGAGGCTGCCGGGTGCAATCGTCGCTTTGATAATAGGCTCAATGGTTTTCTGCTGCACATTTTCTAGCAGGCGAATGACCACGTTGCCTCCCCGCTGAATCATTCCAAAGACCGGCGGTTTTTCCGTCGTGAGGGTGCCGCGACCGCGAAGCCCTTTGAGTTTCCGCCGACGGCCTTTACGCCCTTTTTTTTCACCGCCTCTGGATGGCCTTTATGCCCTGCGGTGAGGTATACCTCATCACA from Leptolyngbya sp. SIO1E4 encodes the following:
- a CDS encoding helix-turn-helix domain containing protein, with product MPNDPLSLSQADRTYLEALLRKGQMPARQFKRATALLELDRRQSITAITATLGVSRSAVSSWAKRYRAEGLQLLHDKPRSGRPVEIDGPQRAKVTALACSEPPEGHATWTLRLLADKAVELNYCEHLSHTQAGTILKKTPSSLT
- a CDS encoding IS630 family transposase, coding for MKKTWCISTLDSRFIAQMEQVLWVYALPYDPAYPVICFDERPCFLIGERVDAMAMQSGQVRREHYAYEKLGSCALLAAIEPLSGKRLAQVHAHRTKREYALFCQALAEQYPQAVKLRLVQDNLNTHNPSAFYEHLPAVDAFALAQRFEMIYTPKCASWLNMIEIEFSALARGCLHQRIPTQEKLEREVLTLVAEREARGVKIDWQFSLETARHKLQRHYQHLNPDLYASQCRKT
- a CDS encoding fructosamine kinase family protein → MWQEISAQIREVTQTDFEIKHHRSVGGGSINQAYAVSSGDHAYFVKLNAASGLLMFEAEARDRNCSLSHRSTFAKHQ